The sequence CAGTATTCCGCCATTGCAGTGCGTGGACAGGGCACTTCAGATAATTTGTTTATGGCGGATGACATACCCCTGTTCCAGGTCTCACACCTGGAGATCGAAGGATTCAATACCGGCTTTAATGATCCCAACGGTGGGCGCTTTAGCATATTCGCTCCCCGCGTAGTAGAGAATGCCACTTTCCAGGGCGGTGGCTTTGGCGCCCAGTATGGAAGAAAAAGTTCATCGTATCTTGGCCTCGGCATCAAAGAAGGTAACCGCACCAATCCTTTGTACAGTGGTCAGTTCGATCTCATTGGTTTTACGCTTATGTATGATGGTCCTTCAGGATTCGACAAAAAAACAAGCCTCTTTGCTTCTGCCAGGTACCAGAATTTCGACCTGTTGCTCAAAATGATCGGTCTCACCCATTCCGGCTCACCTTCGTATGGTGATTACATGCTCAAGACAATTACTGAGATCAATGCCCGCAACAAATTGTCCTTCATTGCCATGTTCAATCCCGAGACCTATAAGCGCACCGTAAAAAATGTGCTGGAAAGCAAAAACCTCAATGATGACAACAATTCCAATTTTATCGGCCAATCAAAAGTAAGCAAAGCGGTCGTTGGTCTTAACCTGCGTACACTCACAGGGAAATCCAGCTACCTGAAAAATATCCTTTACTACAGGATGATGGATGTTAACAACGATCTCGGCTATACAAATCCTGTTATTGAACCCGACGGGGACATCATGCCTACTGATAAGATCAATTTTGAACAGGACCTCCGGAAAATTGAGAACGAACAACAGGAAGTGGGTTACCGGAGCATCTTTACACAGCGGGGCAAACACATCACATTCACGGCGGGAGCCGATGTGGCCAGGGTGAATATCGATTATAGCCGCAAACTGAAGCATACCGACACTTTGTACAGTTTTTTGCCCACGGATTACAGGCCAAATCCTGCTCAATATTATCTCATCCTTACACCCGACCATTTCAATGCGGCTTTTGAGGATGCTGCCTGGAATGTATCCGGGTATCTCGATCTTTCCTTTACCCTGTTTAAGCGCCTCACCTTAAATCCTGGTGTAAGATATGACTACACTGGTTTTGCTGCGAAACACACCCTGTCACCGAGGATCAGCGGGATGCTTGAGTTGGGTGGAAAGCACAGTATCAATTTTGCTTCAGGTATCTATTACCAGGATCCCGCTATTGCGGATGTTGCTTCTCAGCCCCAAGGCCACCGGTTAAAGTCTGAACGTACCATTCAATACATACTTGGTTACAAAATATACTTCAGCCCCGATGTGAAATTTACTGCAGAGGGATGGTATAAAGAAATGGACGACCTTGCTGTAAGGCCATCCAGTGGTGAGCCTTTGTTGAACAACAATGGGACCGGTAAGGCCCATGGTTTTGATGTAAGCCTTACCAAACGGCTCTCCCAAAAATACCACGGCCAGGTAAGCTATTCCTATATGGATTCCAAAAGAGATGACCATGATGGGTTGGGCGAATACAACTATATATTTAACCTTCCCCATGTGATCAGCCTGCTCGGAAGTTACAAGCCAAATGATAAGTGGATCTTCTCCGGCAAATTCAGGTATGCAAGCGGCCGTCCCACAGATCAATACATAGTGCATTCCGATGTTTTTGATAATGCAGGCTATCTGCGGTATGCGCAGGAGGTAAAAGAAAAAAATGGTGAAAGGCTCGCTGATTTTATCAGCCTCGACCTGCGGGCTGATTATAAATTCCGGTTGAAGAAAATTGGATGGACAGCTTTCTTTGATGTTGTAAATGTGCTGAACAGGTTCAATGAAAGCTCCGCCCTCTTTCAGCCGCTTACAGGAAAAACTTATTTTCTCGGCCTTGCCGTGTTCCCGACTTTTGGCATGCGGATGGACTTTTAATTAGATATTTCCACCCGCGAGCAAAAGACCTGTTTATTATCAATATTGTTTACTATAAAATGGGCCAGGTCAGACCGCCGCAATATCAGCGGGTTGCGGAGATATTCATTGGCCGCAAAGCGGTATTTGCCGGTTATTTCCCCATTTCTTAGCCTGGGTGCCCGCACAATCGTCCAGTTTAGTCGACTTTGCTTCACCACTGCTTCCATTTTTAGCAGGTCCGAAAAATTATTTTTCAAAAGAGGCTGCAGAATATATTTAGTTGCCAGTTTCATTATAAACGGCATGCCCGGTGTAACCTCCACCCCAATTCCCGAAACACATATCAGCCGCGAAACATTGTACTTATGCATTGCATGAATAATATTGATCATTCCCATTGAATAGAGTACCGTAGGTTTATTGTTGGTTACGCCGATAGAAGATATTACCACATCAGCCCCCTCCAGTTCATGATCAAAGCTTGCCGGATATAATACATCTCCCTTTGATATTTTCAGGCTGGAATATGCTATTGATGCATGACATTCCTGCTGGATCGTGACCACATTCCTGGCCACTGCTGTCACATCATATCCTTTTGCTAATGCCTGCTTAACTGCTAAAAGCCCCGTTCCACGCGAGGCTCCAAGAATAACAATTTTCATAATACTTTTTACATACTGAGACAGAACAACATCCTGTTTTGTGACATCTTACGGCCAGTTCTCCATTATGGCATCATTAGTATGATCTGCATTATGTTTTTTTTGATTCTTGCACTATTCGCATCCCTCAAACAAGTACACATTAATAGGGCAGCTACTATTGCAATCGTTTGCGTTCCCTTTTTTAAAAAATAGTTAAGTTTTTCTTGGGTAAAAATCCCTTGTACCTGCTTCTTATTAGTAAAGCCTTAACCTCATTTTATGAATCCCGGAACAAATCAAATTGAAGCATTATTGTCCGATGAATCGTTTTTGAAGTATTGCGGAGGCGATGAGCAGGAAAAGCTGTATTGGGAAAGTCAACTTCAGCAAAACCCGGCATTAAGCAAGCAGGCAGAA comes from Paraflavitalea devenefica and encodes:
- a CDS encoding TonB-dependent receptor, which encodes MYNRTVCIIFFMLISTMLVAQNNSAIKGKVVEYRTKQPLAGATIAIRENNFVAVTDSTGIFFIPNLSAGTYTVTITSIGYYDKTLNDINVVPGKTYYFETELTEDAIKLNDVTVRAFKGENNPQMPVSAFALSREEIFRSPGAQGDIFRAIGILPGVVSSGGQYSAIAVRGQGTSDNLFMADDIPLFQVSHLEIEGFNTGFNDPNGGRFSIFAPRVVENATFQGGGFGAQYGRKSSSYLGLGIKEGNRTNPLYSGQFDLIGFTLMYDGPSGFDKKTSLFASARYQNFDLLLKMIGLTHSGSPSYGDYMLKTITEINARNKLSFIAMFNPETYKRTVKNVLESKNLNDDNNSNFIGQSKVSKAVVGLNLRTLTGKSSYLKNILYYRMMDVNNDLGYTNPVIEPDGDIMPTDKINFEQDLRKIENEQQEVGYRSIFTQRGKHITFTAGADVARVNIDYSRKLKHTDTLYSFLPTDYRPNPAQYYLILTPDHFNAAFEDAAWNVSGYLDLSFTLFKRLTLNPGVRYDYTGFAAKHTLSPRISGMLELGGKHSINFASGIYYQDPAIADVASQPQGHRLKSERTIQYILGYKIYFSPDVKFTAEGWYKEMDDLAVRPSSGEPLLNNNGTGKAHGFDVSLTKRLSQKYHGQVSYSYMDSKRDDHDGLGEYNYIFNLPHVISLLGSYKPNDKWIFSGKFRYASGRPTDQYIVHSDVFDNAGYLRYAQEVKEKNGERLADFISLDLRADYKFRLKKIGWTAFFDVVNVLNRFNESSALFQPLTGKTYFLGLAVFPTFGMRMDF
- a CDS encoding NAD(P)-dependent oxidoreductase, with translation MKIVILGASRGTGLLAVKQALAKGYDVTAVARNVVTIQQECHASIAYSSLKISKGDVLYPASFDHELEGADVVISSIGVTNNKPTVLYSMGMINIIHAMHKYNVSRLICVSGIGVEVTPGMPFIMKLATKYILQPLLKNNFSDLLKMEAVVKQSRLNWTIVRAPRLRNGEITGKYRFAANEYLRNPLILRRSDLAHFIVNNIDNKQVFCSRVEISN